The uncultured Subdoligranulum sp. genomic sequence CGTGGGCTGTCTTTGCCCGGCGGGCAGCGCTTCGTCCAGAAGGACCAGCGCGGCGTCCAGGTACAGGGCGCCGTCCGGAACGATCAGCGTGTTGGCAGCATTATACCACTGCTCGTGGACTTTGGCAAAGGTCTCCCGTTTCAGTTCCGGGATGTGGACGGGAGCGTCCCCCGAAACCCACTGGCAGCAGGTTGTGAAAATCCCGCCTGTTCCGGCCTGAGACGGGCCAGATCGTCTTGTTCGGGCAGGTCATGGCGCTGAGGAAGGTGTTCAGGGAGGTTTTCGTCTTTTGGATCACGGAGCGCAACATATCCTGCAGGAAAACCATGGTGTCTTTATATGGGAAAGTTTATAGTTTGGTGTGGAAAAATCGCCTGCTGTCATGAAATAGAAAAGGAAAATGAGATGAAAACAACGGAGCGCCAATTGCTGGGCTTTGCTCCCATCGGACAGTTGCTGCGGACGTTCGCAATCCCCAGCATCATTTCCATGGTGGTCAGTACGCTGTATAATATCGTGGATCAAATTTTTATCGGTCGTGGGGTGGGGGATCTGGGCAATGGTGTCTTTTTCCAGGCCATCGGCAGGCGGTGCGGATCCCGGTCCTTCTGACCGGTGGAGTCACCACCCTGGCCCAGGCCCGGGCACTTTTGGAGGAAGGCTCTGCCGACCTGATCGGAGTGGGCCGGGCCATCTTCCGGGATCCCCACTGGGCTGATTGACCACCAAAACAGAGGCGGCGAAGGAGGATTCCTTCGCCGCCTCTTTCTGTGGTCCGTCTGTGGGATCAGAAATCATTTGCCCGGGTCTTCACCCAATTCTGCAATCTGTTTAGGACAAAATCCTGCCGACTAAAAGTGAGACAAAATAAAAAGCGATAGAACGTGAAAGTTCTATCGCTTGGTGGCTGCCCCTCTCGGACTTGAACCGAGGACACCCTGATTAACAGTCAGGTGCTCTAAAATAGCGGATTTTGTCGAAAAGTAAAAAATATATCGTTATTATGATAATAAATTGATTGAAAATGATTTTTCCTGCCAATGATGTGAAGGCAAACGGAAAAAACAAAAAATAACGTAAATGCGAGAAAATCTGAATACACCGCCTGAAACGGTGCGTGCAGACCGCACGAATGGTGCAGCCAAACCGCTAAAATGGTGCATGGTCACCGCAGCCATGGTGCATTGACAGGATAGCCACTAAAATGAGTTCAGCATCGTCAGATGCAAATTCATTTTAGGAGGCCTTACCATGGTCAATCACAAAGAGATCCTTCGGCTGAAAAGTCTTGGACTCACACACCGAGAGATCGTAGATGCCGCTGGTTGCGGTCGCAACACGGTCACACGCACATTAGCCCGGGCTCGGGAACAGAAACTTGACTGGCAGCAAGCGCAATCCATGTCGCAGCAGGAAGTTTCCCAGCGTTTATTTCCAACCGAGCAAAAGACCCCTGTCTACAAGATGCCGGACTACGAGTGGGTATACCGTGAAATGCAGAAGAGTGGCGTCACCCTGAGCCTGCTGTGGGTGGAATACTGCGAGCAATGCCGACAGAGCGGTGAGCTGCCCTACAAGTCCACCCAGTTCAACAAGTATTACGCAGACTATGTCCACAAGACCAAAGCTACCATGCACCTGGAACACAAGCCCGGCGAGACCATGCAGGTGGACTGGGCGGGCCAGACCGCAGCTCTGGTGGACACAGACACCGGGGAACGGCTGGACGCCTATCTGTTTGTGGCGGTGCTCCCTTACAGCGGATACGCCTACACAGAGGCCTTCCTGGATATGAAGCAGGAATCATGGATCACCGGCCATGTCAACGCATATCGGTATTTCGGCGGGGTCACCCGTATCCTCACGCCGGACAACCTCAAGGCTGGAGTACTCAAGAACTCCCGGACAGAAACAGTGCTCAACAAATCCTACCAGGAGATGGCGGAGCACTACGGCACTGCCATTCTCCCCGCCCGGCCCCGCAGTCCCAAGGACAAGGCCTTTGTAGAAGGTTCCGTCGGCGTGGTCTCTACCTGGATCCTGGCTGCTCTGCGCAACCGCCAGTTTCTGTCCCTTGCGGAACTGAATCAGGCAATCCGTGAGAAGCTGGAATCCTTCAACCACAAGCCATTTCAGAAGCGAGAAGGAAGCCGGGCATCCTGTTTTGCCGAGGAGCGGCTCTTTCTGCAGCCGCTGCCGGCAGTTCCTTTCGAGCTGGCAGTCTGGAAAGTGGCAACCGTCCAGTATAACTACCACATCAGTGTGGAGCATATGAACTACTCCGTGCCGTATGAGTATATCAAGCAGCAAGTGGATGTGCGCCTTACCCGGACCACAGTAGAAATCTTCTTTTCTGGCACCCGTATCGCCTCCCATCTGCGGCTTCAAGGTCGTCCCAACCAGTACAGCACGGTGGAGGATCATATGCCACCGGACCACCAGGCATACCTGCAGTGGAACGGCGAGCGTTTCACCCGCTGGGCAGAGCAAATCGGCCAGCACACCGCTGCTGTGGTACGACTCTTTCTTTCCGCACACAAGGTGGAACAGCAGGGTTACAAGTCCTGCATGGCCCTGCTGAAACTGGCAGAGCGCTATTCCCCGCAGCGGCTGGAGAACGCCTGTCGGAAAGCCCTCTCTTACACATCCTCCCCCAGCCTGAAAAGCGTCCAGTCTATCCTGAAATCCGGGCAGGACAAGCTGCTGGATGAGGATGCTCTACCCAAACCGCAAGAGCCCAAAGCCCATAAGTTCACTCGAGGCGCCGACTACTACAAGAGGGGGGAATGACCATGCTGAGCAATGAAACGGTACGTAAGCTGCAGGAGATGCACCTGGGCGTCATGGCGGAAGCCTTTTCAACCCAGCTGCAGGACAGCCAATTCCAGACCGTTTCCTTTGAGGATCGGTTTGCCATGTTGGTAGATGCGGAGTGGAGTGCCCGGAAAAGCAACCGCCTGACCCGCCTCATCCGCAACGCTGGTTACGCGGATCCTGCCGCCTGTGTGGAGAATATCGAATATCTGCCGGAGCGTAAGCTGGATCGGGAACAAATCCTGCGTTTGGCATCCTGCACTTACCTACAGGAAGCGCACAATGTCATCATCCTGGGAGCAACCGGGGCCGGAAAGACATATCTGGCCTGCGCCCTTGGCATGGCTGCCAGCCGCAGTTTCTATTCCGTGCGGTATATTCGTCTGCCGGATCTGCTGGTGGAGATCTCTGTGGCCCGGGCCAACGGAACCTACCGGGATTACATGAAAAAGCTCAGGAAAGAGAAACTGCTTATTTTGGACGAGTGGCTGCTCTATCCCCTCAAGGAGGCCGAGGCCCGGGATGTGCTGGAACTGGTAGAGGCCAGGAACAAGGTGGCTTCCACCATCTTCTGTTCCCAGTATGACACCAGCGAGTGGCATGAAAACCTGTACGATCCCACCCTGGCCGACGCCATCTGTGACCGGATCATCTACAACGCCTATACCATCCAGATTGAGGGCGAGTCCATGCGCAAGCGCAAGGGCATCCCCGAGTAATTCCCTGCATGGTGGCCCGGTGCACCACGCCCGCGGCCACCATGCACCATTTCACCGAAATGGGTGCACCATTCCGCCGGTGACGATGCACCATCATCTGCGGTCAAGCTGCACTTTTTGAGCGGCGTACGCAAAAATCGCCTACGGCTTGACGCTGCAGACGCTCTTCTTGGTTTTCCCGGTACAGGAAAGGAAGAAAGAATAGTTTGATGTGAGGTTAAGGTTTATAGCGTAGCCTCGCTGGATCTCAACCCGCTGGTAGAGCTCCCGCAAGATTTTGCGCTGTTCCTCTTCTGCGGCAGTGGGTAATATGCGTTTCCAGCTCAGGACAGTGGCGTACAGGAAAGATAGGTCCCGAGAAATGTATTGCAGATGTTGATTTTGGTCGTTCAACCGATCTACCCAGCCGGACAAGCGATTGCAAATTGTATTCTGTTCGTGAATCAGAGCGCTCAGTTCTTTGGCGGTATATTTGCTTCTGCCATCCAGAACGCGAACCACTTCATTTTCTCTCTTGGAGAGTTCTGCCTTTGCCGATTCCAGACGGTCCTTTTCTTCCTGTAAACGCTGCTTTGCTGCTTTGCGCTTCTTCTCCAAGGCTTTCCGTAAAGAATCTTCTGAATGTGCGGTAAATAGATTCAGCAGGGTAGAAGTCTGCCGCAGAACCATAGAATCTACGGTTTCGGCTGTATAGGTGGATTGCCCGCGCTCAACAAGCTGTGCTTTCCGACAGATAGGACAGACATACTGTGTTTTGTTTCGCTGGGAGTTTTCTGCTGGACGGCTGGTGGAAAGGCGATGGCCACAGGTGCCGCAAAAGAGAATGCCGGAAAGGAGTGCCGGCTTTCCCTTTCTTGGTATCGAGCGCCGCTGAACTGTAGCCACAGAACGCTTGGCAAGAATTTGGTTTGCCTTTTCAAAAGTGGTCTCATCAATGATCTGCAAAATCGGAATATGTGGTGAGGAGACGTCCCGCTTTATTATGTATCCAAGGTAAGCGCGATTCTGCAGGATGCTCTTAATTGTCCGATATTGAAATTTGGCGCCTGTCCGTGTGCGAAGGCCTCGTTGGTTCAGATCGTTGGCGAGAGTTGTGGTGCCAATTTGTTCGGAAACAGTCCGAGCAAAAATTTCTTTGACAATGGCGGCCTCTTCGTCGCAAACCAGAAGATCCTGAACAGGCTTCCCCTTTTTGTTTCGGCGTCCGGTGTAGGCCACGCGATATCCATAAGTAACAGGTCCACCGGTATAATAGCCTTCCTGGTGCATCTGACGAAGCCGTGTCTGGATGCGCAGGGAGGTGTTTTTGGATTCTCCTTCACCTTGCCAGTAGCGAATGTAATTGAGCAGCCGGTCTGTGTGGCTGTCCAGAATTTGTTCGCCCTCTTTGACACTGATAACGCGGATGCCGTGTTTGATAAACCATTCGACAACGAAAGGCGTTTCGTCGCTTCGGCGCCCGATTCTGTCAAACATAAACACGAGCAGAATTTCGAAACGCTTCTCGAGCGCATCCTCGCGCAGCTTCTGCAGGGCGTCTCGATCTTCGGCTGGGGTTTTGAACGCCGAAATGCCGCGCTCCTGGTATTCTTTGATGATCCACAGCCCGTGCTCTCGCGCATATTCATGACACGCTTCCCGCTGCATGGGGATATCATTATGATCGGCTTGAGCCGTTGTAGATACCCGGTATAGGCAGCAGACACGAAGTAGCATGATGAGTGGTCCTTAAACGTTTTTGATTATTCGGTTGTCTTTTTAGAGGATTTAACTAATGAGGCGATGGTAGATACTTTTGAAGCGGTCAATACGCGCTCGG encodes the following:
- the istA gene encoding IS21 family transposase, which gives rise to MVNHKEILRLKSLGLTHREIVDAAGCGRNTVTRTLARAREQKLDWQQAQSMSQQEVSQRLFPTEQKTPVYKMPDYEWVYREMQKSGVTLSLLWVEYCEQCRQSGELPYKSTQFNKYYADYVHKTKATMHLEHKPGETMQVDWAGQTAALVDTDTGERLDAYLFVAVLPYSGYAYTEAFLDMKQESWITGHVNAYRYFGGVTRILTPDNLKAGVLKNSRTETVLNKSYQEMAEHYGTAILPARPRSPKDKAFVEGSVGVVSTWILAALRNRQFLSLAELNQAIREKLESFNHKPFQKREGSRASCFAEERLFLQPLPAVPFELAVWKVATVQYNYHISVEHMNYSVPYEYIKQQVDVRLTRTTVEIFFSGTRIASHLRLQGRPNQYSTVEDHMPPDHQAYLQWNGERFTRWAEQIGQHTAAVVRLFLSAHKVEQQGYKSCMALLKLAERYSPQRLENACRKALSYTSSPSLKSVQSILKSGQDKLLDEDALPKPQEPKAHKFTRGADYYKRGE
- the istB gene encoding IS21-like element helper ATPase IstB — encoded protein: MLSNETVRKLQEMHLGVMAEAFSTQLQDSQFQTVSFEDRFAMLVDAEWSARKSNRLTRLIRNAGYADPAACVENIEYLPERKLDREQILRLASCTYLQEAHNVIILGATGAGKTYLACALGMAASRSFYSVRYIRLPDLLVEISVARANGTYRDYMKKLRKEKLLILDEWLLYPLKEAEARDVLELVEARNKVASTIFCSQYDTSEWHENLYDPTLADAICDRIIYNAYTIQIEGESMRKRKGIPE
- a CDS encoding recombinase family protein; translated protein: MLLRVCCLYRVSTTAQADHNDIPMQREACHEYAREHGLWIIKEYQERGISAFKTPAEDRDALQKLREDALEKRFEILLVFMFDRIGRRSDETPFVVEWFIKHGIRVISVKEGEQILDSHTDRLLNYIRYWQGEGESKNTSLRIQTRLRQMHQEGYYTGGPVTYGYRVAYTGRRNKKGKPVQDLLVCDEEAAIVKEIFARTVSEQIGTTTLANDLNQRGLRTRTGAKFQYRTIKSILQNRAYLGYIIKRDVSSPHIPILQIIDETTFEKANQILAKRSVATVQRRSIPRKGKPALLSGILFCGTCGHRLSTSRPAENSQRNKTQYVCPICRKAQLVERGQSTYTAETVDSMVLRQTSTLLNLFTAHSEDSLRKALEKKRKAAKQRLQEEKDRLESAKAELSKRENEVVRVLDGRSKYTAKELSALIHEQNTICNRLSGWVDRLNDQNQHLQYISRDLSFLYATVLSWKRILPTAAEEEQRKILRELYQRVEIQRGYAINLNLTSNYSFFLSCTGKTKKSVCSVKP